A region of the Canis aureus isolate CA01 chromosome 5, VMU_Caureus_v.1.0, whole genome shotgun sequence genome:
gtaaaaaaaaaaaaaaaaaaaaaagtttaaagcttGTTGCAAGGATTATGTGAGATAATGGGCCTAGCACAGAGTTGGATACAATTAGTgttccaatatatattttatttttccccactgTATGACAATTTTCAGTTATATAGTAATAACAGCCTCCATAATGTGTATACTATGTGGTAGGCTTAATTTGCATGCATTGTGTCATTTAATAAAGACTATGGTGTGGgtactttttttacattttgcttgTAAGAAAACTCAGGTTCTGCAAAGATAAACCTCTTTTCCACTTGTTAGAAAGTAACCAAGCCTGGATTTACACCAAGACAGTCTGTTCATGACACCACTCCCTTCTACTCAGGGTTCAGCTCAGAGTGTTGCGTAAAGGTATGCTTTGAACCATGGAAATCATCTACCCAAACTGTTTCGGTTTATACAaagaaaacaggctcagaaaaGGGAGGACTTTGGTCAAGAACACCTAATAAATGTATGACTGAGCTGGGATGAGAACTCAATTTTTGGATTCCTGTGTCAGGGTATTTTCCAGTGCCTACACCCAACGCTGCTCGCCCATATAGCCTTCCTTCCCTGAGCCGCCTGGGAGACCACTGGTGCCCACAGACAAACCTGTGAGTCCTCACTCACACCCCTCACCAACCTACACAGCTCAGGGCACCCAGGACCCAAGAGGTAGCAGTGGAGCCTGGGGAGATTGGAGGCATGGTGGTCCTTTACTGCAGGCATCCTTGGAAGGCAGGGTAGCTGGggccacagagagaaagggaggaccCTCTGAACTTTGGCAGGAGTGGGAGTGGGAAGGGAGGATGTGTGTGTGAGAACGGGTATTCATGCCAAGTGCCTGTTCCTGTCCCCCTCAGGCTTTTTTGAGTCACTTGCCCTGAGGTTGGGGCACATTCTTGAAGTGGGTGGTCACAGGGATTCCAGGACAAGGATTCCTCCTGGGGCTGAAACCAACACCCCCCTTGGACTCAGCACCTCATCCTCAAGTGGTAATATAGTGACTCACTCCTTTCATTCCTATCCTGGGACCTCCTTGGACTTGGGGCAAATTGCTCCAAGTTCAGACGTGGAGTTGGTGGGGAGGATTAGCCCAAGTCCCACTTCCCAGGGAAGAGACGGGTCCTACGTATCTAGTGGAGGGTTTGATCCACGTTCAAGAGAGCACGATTagccctctctctccatccttgttgcgcctccccgccccccatcccatcccactgGGCCAATCCAGGAAAGGTTGGAAGATTAAGGACCCCTTCCTGCTCCCTTAACACCTCTGCGCCCTGGCGGGCCACTGGGGAAGCAAAGCCGGCTGGTGGGTAGACCAAGCAATCCTGTCCGCGGGGAGCAGCGCCCTCGTGTGACCTTCGGGAGAAGCGCATTTatttcccagcccctcccctcctatGCGCTCTTTGAACAAGTATTTTTGAGGGCAACTAGGTGTGCTAGGGACAGCCATGAAGAAGACAGGTAAAACACCTGCTCCGTGAACGGTACATTCCAGAGTGCGTGTGTGGCGGGGCAGGCAATAAatgacaaacaaataaatgaggcAGATAGTAATAGTGATAACtgctgggaagaaaataaaacagagaaatgtgATGGAGAcacagggctgggtggggggcggggggaagatcTCCTTGAGCAGGTAACGTCTCAGATGACActtagatataataataataataattaataataataataataataataataatacacttagGTTCAAGGATCCagtcaggtgatgatctcagggaaAAGCTTTCCAAGCAGAGCGAAGAGCTGCTGCGAAGACCCCCCAGGCAGGAACAGGCTTTGCATAACAAAGACCTTCACCGCTGGAAAGGAGTGAGCCAAAGAGAATGGTAGGAAATGTGGCTGGGGACGTAGACTAGGGCCAGACTGTAGATCTTGTAGATCTTGTAGGTCATGACAGAGTTtgatttttcttctaagagtaaTGGAATATATTGGGTGAGTTTTGAGAAGAGTAATGCAGCTTGATTACCTTTTAAAAGGATCCCTGAGGCTGCTGTGTAGATTAAGAATTTGGGGCAAGGAAGAGTGGAAGCAGGAAGATTATTGCAAGAGATTAAAAAGCTATTGAAATAATTCAGGTGAGGCAGGATGGTGGCTTGGAACTGGGTAGAAGTGTGGGAAGCCGGAAGATGTGGTTGGATACTGGGTTTACTTTGAAAGTAGAGCCAACAGGACTTGCTAATAGACCACattctcctttgctcttttggCTGTAGGACCTCCTTCACATACACACTCTCATGGACTCCTCTACCCTCAATGCCAGGCCGAGTTAGAAGGACAGAACCCAGGGGCAGGAGCTAAATGGAAAGTTTCCAGGTGTAGTCTGACAAAAGGAATTTAAGCCTCAGGCACTGTGTTCTCCTTGGCATGCCTCCTTAGCCCGTTAAACGGGCTGAGACTAGGCCTGTTGTCTCCCCTTACTGTGTAGTCTGGCTTCCGCAGACCCAGTTACTTATCAGGTCTCTGTTTATCCAAACGAGTACCTTAGGGTGTGATGGTGACACCCCAAACAGTCCTAGAGGGTTGGTGTTTGTATTTGATACAGAGTAGGGGGCAGGATTATCTGAGGGTCTTAGTCCTCAGACCCACGTTAGTGACTTACTCCCATTAATTTACACAAAACACAGTGGGGTCAGACCTGATCCCACAGAAAAAACACACAACATTTCTGCCCCAGGTTGGGCATTTCTGGAGAGCCTGGGAAAGATCAGGTTAGCCTTACAAACACTCTCAGGCAGCAAGGGCTGGAGAAAGCAAGCAGAAAAGGGAATGACCTGGTTGGCTCTGGAGTCAGCAGGCCTTGCTCTGTGTTGTGCTGCATGGGGTAGTGCATTATAAATGCAGCCAGCGGAAGGCCCCTGAACTCAAAACTGTACCAGTCCCCAGAGTCTCTGTACAAGCCTCCCCAAGATGAAGCTACCAGGCCAGGAGGAGTTTGAAGTCTCCAGTGCTTGTAAAAATGTGCCCACAGGAGAGTTGGACAGTAGCCCTGGCTCTAGCCCCAGCCCTGATGGCCCCTTGAACACCAAGAGAGGGGACCTGGGGGTATCCAAGGACCCGCTGCTTTTCATCCAGCTGAATGAGCTTCTGGGCTGGCCCCAGGCACTGGagtggagagagacaggcaggtgAGTGGGACCCAGAGCCTTTTTATGTGGtctttccctttccccagctGGGGACTCTTCCATGCTTGTGTATGAGGCAATCAGGAATTCCTCTCTGCGTTCTCCAATTCAGGCCCTCACTATCCATGATGCTCAGCTTTCTATGTACTTTACTTCTGAGTTCCCCAAGCCCCCCAGTCGAGGGGTGAATGCCCAGGAAGGGGCATACTTTGCACCACTGGGCCCAGGACTCCCCCATTGCCCTAGCTTCCTTGGCTCTACTGTGTCCCCACTCCTAGACCTGGGAAGGATGACCTCAATAACATAGTTTACTCCTCTTCACCGCAGGTGGGTGCTGTTTGAGGAGAAGGTGGAGGTGGGTGCGGGCCGGTGGAGTGTCCCTCACGTGCCCACCCTGGCACTGTCCAGCCTTCAGAAGCTCCACAGCCTATTGGCCGAGGGCCTTGTGCTGCTGGACTGTCCAGCTCAGAGCTTCCTGGAGCTCGTGGGTATGCTGGGAGCCTTGGCAGGGAGGGCCTGGGCAGTCATGCCATTTCCCCAGGACTTCCCTCCAAAATCTTAGAACTTTCCAGagctcaccccacccccaccccccagggatTATCCTTCCCTGTCAccatggggcaggaggggagagatGGAAGAATAGAGTGGAGGAGCAAGTTCCCTGAGACCCCCAGAAGGGAAAGGGACCTGGGCAGGGGAAAGGGGAAGAGTTTGGGGCAGGGAGCTCTCAGGAAAGGGTTGGAGCCCCACCTCTGTTCTTCAGAACAGGTGACCAGAGTAGAGTCGCTGAGCCCAGAGCTGAGAGGGCAACTGCAGGCCTTGCTGCTGCAGAGACCCCAGCACCTCATCCAGCCCACAGGCACCAGGCCCTGCCAGGGTGAGAGGCCCATCCCTGGGCCCAGGACCAAAAGCCCTGGGTGAGagtgtccccccgccccctccctgggCCAAGACCAGCCTAGCCTTGGCTCATACCTCCATCCAGGCCTCATGGTAAGAAGTGGAGGTCACGGTGAGGAGGAATGATGGAGGGGCCAGAGTTCTGGGAAGGGATGTTCTGGTAGGCAGTGTGCCAGGAGCTTTACAtgtagtatctcatttaatcttcacaaccatCCTGTGAGGTAGTACCACAATAGCCCCATTTTagtgataagaaaactgaggctcagagaggggaagctCCAATTTGTCAGAGGTAAAGCTGGTCAGGGAGCCCTTGTGGATCTACCCCTAAAGCCCATGTTCTTAGTCACTGCCTAATCCTGTTTTGAAGGATCTGCTCATCCAAGAGAGGCTTCTTACAATGAGGAAGCCCTGCTGAAGGAACAGGTTTGTGGCCCTTCCTTGGACAAGCCTGGGAGAGGAGTCGGGGATTAACAGAGGTTCACCCTCCAATGGCCTCAGTATCAATCAGTATCTTGCCAACATCCACCTCCTTAAATAACCTCTTATCCTTTGTATCTCCTCAAACCCCTCTCCAGCGTCAAAACCCTCTGAGACAGAAGCTGCCTCCAGGAGCGGAAGCAGCAGCTGTGCTGGCAGGAGAGCTGGGCTTCCTGGTGCAGCCCCTGGGAGCCTTTGTGCGACTGCGGGACCCAGTGGTGCTGGGACCCCTCATGGAGGTTCCCCTTCCCAGCAGGTGAGGCTGCTGAGAGTTGGGGGTCCTGGAGACCAGAAGAAGGCTCTTTACTGGGGAGGGGATTGGGAGGTCTCTGGTCTAGTTCTTTTGAGGGTGAGTGTAGGAACATGCTTGGGGGTCTGGGGAAGGGTAGTGGTCAGAGCTGCAAAGCAGGTGTGCACATGAGTGTACATATGGGGGCTGGTAGGGAGGTTGGAGATCAGGGCTGCCTTAGGGGATAGTAGCTTCTGATTTTTGTGGGGCCTGGTTCCTTCCTCAGATTTTTCTGCCTCCTCCTTGGTCCCTCCACAGTGGGAAAGGGCTACCACGAGATAGGCCGGGCAATGGCTGTCCTCCTCAGTGACTCGGTGAGctgggcagggtgtgtgtgtgtgcacgtgcacatgagtgtgcatgtgtggacTCTAGATGTGTGACTGAATACAGCAATGAGGCAGAGCGTGGCTTTGTGTCTGTAAGCATGAGGTTGGAGCCCCCTTATCTAGCACAGtgctggcacagagtaggcaccCAATAGATACTCACTGCATGTATGCATTCATGAATGCTTGAATGACTTCTCTGCCTACCTGACTCGTGTCTAGCTTTGAGACTGTGAAAATGTATGTAAAGATCCAGATCTGCATTTCCTGCCCCCATGTGCTCCTACCGCTAGCAATTCCAGTGGACAGTTCGTCGGGCCAGCAACCTTCACGACCTTCTGGCAGCCTTGGATGCCTTCCTAGAGGAGGTGACAGTGCTCCCTCCAGGTCTGTGGGACCCGACAACCCGGATCGCCCCACCTAAATGTCTACCCTCCCAGCACAAAAGGTATATGGACTTTCACAGGCCTTGGGTCCAGTCCCACTGTTGAGGAGGGTAGGGGGAATCCCAGGAAAGGGATAGAAACTGATCTTTGGGTTCATAGCTTGCTGGCAGAGACACGAGTAGCCACCAGGGGGCAGTCGTGTTCTGGTTGGAGAACTTCAGGCAACCTGTGTTCCCCTTCTCTTCAGGCTCTTCTCACAACTTAGGGAGGTCAagggccctcctgccccacctgggGCCCTGGCTGAGGACAGGCACGGCCACTGGCTACGTACACCCAGCCCAGAGTTACAGCGGACAGGCAGGTGAGGTGAGCTGGGGTGAGAGCTAGGGGGAGGgtatggggaggggagaggggtcaCAGGGCACAGAGATTATGCTTCCTGTGGAGGGGCTCACCCAGTCCCAGGGGAAGTAGCAGGGATAGGGGTGTGGGGTGTGGACACCTGGATCACTGACAAACCACGGGTGGGAGGCTGTTTGGGGGCCTCCTCCAGGATGTGCGCCGGAAGGCTTCATGGTACCCTAGCGACTTCTTGGATGCGCTACACCCTCAATGCCTGTCAGCTGTGCTCTGCATTTACTTGGCCACAGTCACTAATGCCATCACATTTGGGGGTCTGCTGGGGGAAGCTACCAGTGGTGCTCAGGTGAGTAGGGAGGTGTGAGGGGACACTGCCAGCCATGCCCTTTATGCTTCCCTGGGACAGGGGGTGGGCTGCCGTGGAAGCTTGGGTTGCTGTGCCGAGGACCCCAGTGTTCTGTGCTGACAGGGTTCCCTGCCGACTTCTAGGGCGTGCTGGAAAGTTTCCTGGGCACTGCAGCAGCTGGAGCCACCTTCTGCCTGATGGCTGGCCAGCCCCTCACCATCCTCAGCAGCACGGGGCCAGTGCTGGTCTTTGAGCGCCTGCTTTTCTCCTTCAGTAGGTAGGTCACCAGACCCCTCACTAGCTGCACTCTCGGCCTGGTCCTGGCTGCGTCAAGAGGGGAGGGTGGAAACTATCTCCAGGGGCACCTAACTGAGGATAAGTGGAGAGCAGAACAGCTCTGCCAAGTCCTGTCTTTCTCACCACCTCCCTCAGAGATTACAGCCTGGACTACCTGCCCTTCCGCCTATgggtgggcatctgggtggccacATTTTGCCTAGCACTGGTGGCCACGGAGGCCAGTGTGCTGGTCCGCTACTTTACCCGCTTCACCGAAGAAGGCTTCTGTGCCCTCATCAGCCTCATCTTCATCTATGATGCTGTGGGCAAAATGCTGAGCCTGACCAGTGCCTATCCCATCCAGAGCCCTGGCTCCCCTGCCTACGGCTGCTTTTGCCAGTATCCAGACccaggaggtgggtgagggaaaCAGGGAGCTTGGTGAGATGGAGAAGGACACATGAGGGGGAGGGTTGTCCCCTTGCTGACCCCCTTATTAGTGTCAGCAAAATCCTGAATACTCACCCAATAGCCAGCAGCACTCTTCCCCACTCTGGTTTTGAATCAACTGAGAAGTAAGAGAGCAGGCCCaatattgtctttatttctgACAATGCTGATCGGAGAATGTGCTCATATCATATTGGGGAATGGGCTTCTTAACAATGAAACCAAAACTAGAGAGGTTTACCCACCCAGTCATGGCTGCACTGAATGGGAATGTCTTGCCCCAGAAGAGCAGAACTAACTGCATGCACAGCACAGGCAGCTTACTCCCAAGAGTGGGGGAGAtgaagggacagggagaggcatGCCCAGCTTCTTCTCTCAAACTCACCAATCAAATAAAATGCTGCTTTTCCACTAGTCTGAGTGACTGACTCAGGGGGAGAGCTTCTCAGCATATTATACTTGCACAAATACCTCCACGTGGAAGGAAGCAGCAGGAATGGGGAAGAAATGTCCTCTCAAGAGTGCCAGACTCTGCTGGGCATGAACAAAACCAGTTCTGGTCCTGGTAGAAACCCAGAGATTGGTGTGCTTATTCATTAAGCAAACATTGGCTAGGCATCTGCTCTGGCCAGTCCTGTGCTGGGCACCAGGGATACCAATAGGTAAGGAATTTGAGGGCACCAGGCAGTGTACTGAGGAGCACAAACTTGGAAGCAGTTGGAGTCAGCAGACAGATGAGTCAGAACTGAGAACTCTCTGGTTCACTTGGACCGATGAGATTAGGCTCCCAAGGGATTGGAAAAGGTTCCCAGGAGAGGGGCATATACCCAAATTGTTCTCTGCTTCCCAGGAAATGAGTCTCAGTGGACAAGAACAGAACCCAAAGACAGAGATGACATCTCAAGCATGGTGAGGCCCTGTTCCTGGGAGGGCCTGGGAAAGAAAGGCTAGAAGCCAAAGAAGTCAGTGGTTCCTGGCTTTTCCCACCTCATAGGCTAGGGAAACCCTCCTAGGTCACAGAGGCCCAGACATGTGCTATGGCTGGAGACTTCTTATTCTGGGTCCTTGCTGTCTCAGTGTGTGTCAGTCAATGTTAACCCATCCCTGACCACCCTTTCCATATAGGACCTAGGCCTGGTCAATGCCTCCTTGCTGCCCCCAATTGAGTGTGCCCGGCGGGGAGGCCACCCTCGTGGCCCCAACTGTCATACAGTCCCAGACAtcgccttcttctccctcctcctcttccttaccTCCTTCCTCTTAGCCACGGCCCTCAAGCATGTAAAGACAAGCCGCTTCTTCCCCTCTGTGGTGAGTGTTACTCTCTTTCTGTGGGAAAGTACTGGCTCTTGGCCTCAGGCCCTGTGTGTAAAAGGGAAAGTGTGAAGAAGGAGGGGGCTGGTGGGCTGCATCTGACTTGAGTGTCCACTGTATGGCCAGGTACGCAAAGTGCTCGGTGACTTCTCCTCAGTCCTGGCCATGCTGCTGGGCTGCGGCCTTGATTCCTTCCTGGGTCTGGCCACGCCAAAGCTCACTGTGCCCAGTGAGTTTAAGGTGAGAGCTGGGAGTATAGGACAGAGGGGAGAGCACGGACCTTGGAGGAGGAAGATGCGTAGATCCcatgcttctcttcctctgagcttccatttcctcGGTTATAAAACAGAAAGAGTAATAATAATGACCTCACAGAGTTATTGTGAGGATTCATGAGGCACTGCTGCTGACACAGTGGTACAGAATACATGATAGCTATTATTATAAATTAGGGGTTAACAGGATGGATTCTGCTCAGCCAGCCCTGGGTTTGAGATCCTGTTTTGCCACTTCCTAGCTGTACGACCTTAAGCAAGTTAACCCACATCTCTCATCAATGAGCCTCAATTCatgcatctataaaatggaaataataaagaacaatgGCTCCTACGCTATAAATTGTCCTGAGTTTCACGGAAGATGAGTGTAGAGCATTTTATCACAGTGCAGGGACTGGTACACACTAAGACCttaataaatgttgcttcttATTGTCCGAGGTTGGCCCTACCCACTCCACTATTCTCCACTCTTTTTGCACCCCCAGTTGCCAGCTCTGATCTGGTAAAGCTAGAGCTCCCTCCCAAGGGCATGACAGTGCACAAGACAAGGCTTAGCACTAACTTAGCACCTAGGCTTTGCCTGTGCATTTGGAGACCTCCTTTCCAGCTTTCCTCAGGACAGGAGAGCAGGAACTCCAATTGGGGTAGCCTCAGGGGCTCAGAATCTGAGACAGTAACAGGGGTCCCCTCCCCCACATAGACGCTTGTAATCAAAGCAGACGCAGACACAcccagctctgcccctgccccagatcAAGGCAGGTTTGAGCCTGAGTCACTCCACCCTGGTTGGTGGAGGCGTTGCCTAGGGAGGAGGGCTCTGCCCCAGTAGGCAGGCCTCACCCACCAtatcctcttcttacaaggaggGAGGGCCCCTGAGAACCAAAGTCCAGAACCTCTGGCTCCAGCCCAATCCCCAGGctggtcctcctcctcctgcccacttTGAAGACACTGGGATGCTTTGAACCAgctgtgcatgcacacatactgCTCCTACCTGTCATCTAGGGTTTTGGGATGGGGGTAAGGGGTTGGAAAATTATGGAAGAATGCCAACTCTGGGGTGTGCAGGTGAGGTACTCTTGGCAGACCCTTTCTAACTTGTCCATGGAATACCCTCTTCCAGCCCACACTCCCTGGGCGTGGCTGGCTGGTGTCACCTTTTGGAACCAACCCCTGGTGGCTGAGTGTGGCAGCAGCCCTACCTGCCCTACTGCTGTCTATCCTCATCTTCATGGACCAGCAGATCACAGCGGTTATCCTCAACCGTGCTGAATATAAACTGCGGGTAAGGCCTGCTGGGTAAGACCCTAGCCCCTAGACCAAAAGACAAAAACTCCAGGATGGGACGCAgtcctccctctcccactccagaGGATAGAGAGCCCAGGTCTTGTTTAGTTTCACCCTCAAAGCTCCACCACTACCTGCAGAAGGGAGCTGGCTTCCACCTGGACCTCTTCTGCGTGGCTTTGCTGATGCTCCTCACATCAGTGCTGGGGCTACCCTGGTATGTCTCAGCCACAGTCATATCCCTGGCCCACATGGACAGTCTTCGAAGAGAAAGAAGAACCTGTGCCCTGGGGGAGCCCTGCAGCTTCCTGGGgatcaggtgaggccaaaatTCAGGAGGCTAGAGTAAGAGGTGATCATAAGGTGGTATGGTGGGATAGAAAGCTTTGGACAGCTTAAAATCTACGCTGGTGGCCCCAGAGGGTTCTCTCACTGCTCCATGAGCACTGCAGTGGGGTGAATGAGAGGGTTCTGGACTGAGATGGGTGTGTCAGATCTTCCCCCATTGTCCTTCGGCCATGGGATTGGGAGGGCCCTGGAGAGGAGCCTCATGGATGTAAAGGAAGAGGCAGCCAGGGCTGAGCAAGGGTGAGGTGCCACCTAATAAACCCTGGGCTCAGTGTAGGAATACCTCATTGAAGTTACAGAGTTACCATCACAAAAACAAGTTTGTAACTACTAGAAACACAATCTGTGGAAAGTATGTGAAATCAACTTTGAaactgtgaaataaaaatttttatgggagtgtaaaataaaacccaaacaacaacaacaacaaaaacaaagagcaatGATGAGCTTGAGTTAATGGGGAGGCCTGGGACAACCAAACTGAAGTGCCCTGACCATTTCTGTCCCCAATTTCACACACCATGCTAAGGCCCCTCCCTGCCAGGTGACTATTGGGGGATCCCTCCACGTCCCTCCTGCAGGTCCCTATAGTGGTATCTGGTCCACATCTCCAGGTCCAGCACCTTGGGGGCTCTCCCAGACCCTGGCTAACTTTTCCCTCTCTGCACAGGGAGCAGAGGCTGACAGGCCTGGTGGTATTCATCCTTACAGGAACTTCCATCTTCCTGGCACCTGTACTCAAGGTACCTTTGTTAGGCTGGCatcaggggcagggcagggcagggcagtaataataacaataaataaagtGAGAACTGACACTGGTTAAATACTTACTGCACACCAGGCACTGTGTTCAGTTTTCTCCACTTagtctcatttgatcctcacatgAACCCTGAGAGGCATCTGTACTTCACAAATGAGGAAGCGGAAGGTTGAAGAGGTTAAGTAGCTTAAAAAAGATGGATCTCATCTGAGAACTCAAACGCTTACTCAGGGGGCTTTCTCCCCAGTGGAGCAGGGTGTGCACACCACCATCCCCTAGGGGCCAAGTGATATGGTATCATTGCTCCAGCCTCCCAACCTTAGACTAAGAGTGTGATCATCATGTCCCAGAAAAACCGTGAGGCAAAACCCCTTCACTTCTCCCTCACCAGATGTTTATAGGACACCTACCGTGCTCAAGGCTCTGCTAGGCACTTGGGAGAAGGTGAGGGCAGGAGTACTGAAAAGAGATATAGAGCCAAGCCTCTATCAGCAACATACACACATGAACAAAAATTAAGTAACAGGTAATCACAGAAAGTTTCCACAAGCCAAGGCAGCAAAGCAATCGAGGAGCATGGAGAATGGCATACAAGAGTCACCGGTGAGGAGGTTGTTTGGGGAAGGAAAGGTCATGGAGCTGAGTGAGAGTGGAGTAGTTGAAAGAGCCAGATGGACCAGATGGGCTGCTTACTAACTAGGTGACTCCTGTTCAGCAGAGATGTACGAAAGAGCATAAACCATATGCAAGGCACCGTTCCAAAGACTGGGGATATAGTAACGATCAAAAgagggaatctctgggtggctcagcagtttagcgcctgccttccgcccagggcgtgatcctggagtcctgggatcaagtcccaggattgagtctcacgttgggcttctgcatgaagcctgcttctccctctgcctctctctctctctctctctctctctcatgaataaataaataaaatctgaaaaaaatgagagagaccATCCACTGCTTGGAGTCTGGTGAGAGGAGACAGatgaaaaagaattaataaaataggatAATTTCAGACAGTGATTActtctaatgaaaaatatataaggtGATTAAGAGTGCAAGGGGTCTACTTCAGATTGAAAGGTCACATCCTTCTAGGGTGTCAAGAGATGAGTAGTGAGAAGCCTGAGTAGTGAGAAGAAAGTCAAGGAAGGACATTTTGGGTGGAGTGAAATAGCAAAGCAAAGGCCTTGCAAGGAAGTGAAAATAAACTTGGGCATGTTGAGGGAAGGATAGGAAGGCATATAGCAGGAACAGAGACAGCAGAGAAGAACCTAACACGTAAGACTGGAGAAGTAGGCCAAGTAGCAGAGAAGTTAACTtagtctctctgaaataaaatcccCCTTTTTGTAAAATAGAGACAATTATAGAATTTACCTCATCTAACTATCTGGAAGATTCAGTATCAGGCATGCAAAGTgggaaagga
Encoded here:
- the SLC4A9 gene encoding anion exchange protein 4 isoform X1, whose protein sequence is MKLPGQEEFEVSSACKNVPTGELDSSPGSSPSPDGPLNTKRGDLGVSKDPLLFIQLNELLGWPQALEWRETGRWVLFEEKVEVGAGRWSVPHVPTLALSSLQKLHSLLAEGLVLLDCPAQSFLELVEQVTRVESLSPELRGQLQALLLQRPQHLIQPTGTRPCQGSAHPREASYNEEALLKEQRQNPLRQKLPPGAEAAAVLAGELGFLVQPLGAFVRLRDPVVLGPLMEVPLPSRFFCLLLGPSTVGKGYHEIGRAMAVLLSDSQFQWTVRRASNLHDLLAALDAFLEEVTVLPPGLWDPTTRIAPPKCLPSQHKRLFSQLREVKGPPAPPGALAEDRHGHWLRTPSPELQRTGRLFGGLLQDVRRKASWYPSDFLDALHPQCLSAVLCIYLATVTNAITFGGLLGEATSGAQGVLESFLGTAAAGATFCLMAGQPLTILSSTGPVLVFERLLFSFSRDYSLDYLPFRLWVGIWVATFCLALVATEASVLVRYFTRFTEEGFCALISLIFIYDAVGKMLSLTSAYPIQSPGSPAYGCFCQYPDPGGNESQWTRTEPKDRDDISSMDLGLVNASLLPPIECARRGGHPRGPNCHTVPDIAFFSLLLFLTSFLLATALKHVKTSRFFPSVVRKVLGDFSSVLAMLLGCGLDSFLGLATPKLTVPSEFKPTLPGRGWLVSPFGTNPWWLSVAAALPALLLSILIFMDQQITAVILNRAEYKLRKGAGFHLDLFCVALLMLLTSVLGLPWYVSATVISLAHMDSLRRERRTCALGEPCSFLGIREQRLTGLVVFILTGTSIFLAPVLKFIPMPVLYGIFLYMGVAAMSSTQFTKRVQLLLMPAKHQPDLLLLRHVSLSRVHLFTAIQLACLGLLWIIKSTPAAIIFPLTLLGLVGVRKALERVFSPQELLWLDELMPEKERSIPEKGLEPKYSLGGDSEHSELMYQPKAPEINISVN
- the SLC4A9 gene encoding anion exchange protein 4 isoform X2, giving the protein MKLPGQEEFEVSSACKNVPTGELDSSPGSSPSPDGPLNTKRGDLGVSKDPLLFIQLNELLGWPQALEWRETGRWVLFEEKVEVGAGRWSVPHVPTLALSSLQKLHSLLAEGLVLLDCPAQSFLELVGSAHPREASYNEEALLKEQRQNPLRQKLPPGAEAAAVLAGELGFLVQPLGAFVRLRDPVVLGPLMEVPLPSRFFCLLLGPSTVGKGYHEIGRAMAVLLSDSQFQWTVRRASNLHDLLAALDAFLEEVTVLPPGLWDPTTRIAPPKCLPSQHKRLFSQLREVKGPPAPPGALAEDRHGHWLRTPSPELQRTGRLFGGLLQDVRRKASWYPSDFLDALHPQCLSAVLCIYLATVTNAITFGGLLGEATSGAQGVLESFLGTAAAGATFCLMAGQPLTILSSTGPVLVFERLLFSFSRDYSLDYLPFRLWVGIWVATFCLALVATEASVLVRYFTRFTEEGFCALISLIFIYDAVGKMLSLTSAYPIQSPGSPAYGCFCQYPDPGGNESQWTRTEPKDRDDISSMDLGLVNASLLPPIECARRGGHPRGPNCHTVPDIAFFSLLLFLTSFLLATALKHVKTSRFFPSVVRKVLGDFSSVLAMLLGCGLDSFLGLATPKLTVPSEFKPTLPGRGWLVSPFGTNPWWLSVAAALPALLLSILIFMDQQITAVILNRAEYKLRKGAGFHLDLFCVALLMLLTSVLGLPWYVSATVISLAHMDSLRRERRTCALGEPCSFLGIREQRLTGLVVFILTGTSIFLAPVLKFIPMPVLYGIFLYMGVAAMSSTQFTKRVQLLLMPAKHQPDLLLLRHVSLSRVHLFTAIQLACLGLLWIIKSTPAAIIFPLTLLGLVGVRKALERVFSPQELLWLDELMPEKERSIPEKGLEPKYSLGGDSEHSELMYQPKAPEINISVN
- the SLC4A9 gene encoding anion exchange protein 4 isoform X3, encoding MKLPGQEEFEVSSACKNVPTGELDSSPGSSPSPDGPLNTKRGDLGVSKDPLLFIQLNELLGWPQALEWRETGRWVLFEEKVEVGAGRWSVPHVPTLALSSLQKLHSLLAEGLVLLDCPAQSFLELVEQVTRVESLSPELRGQLQALLLQRPQHLIQPTGTRPCQGSAHPREASYNEEALLKEQRQNPLRQKLPPGAEAAAVLAGELGFLVQPLGAFVRLRDPVVLGPLMEVPLPSRFFCLLLGPSTVGKGYHEIGRAMAVLLSDSQFQWTVRRASNLHDLLAALDAFLEEVTVLPPGLWDPTTRIAPPKCLPSQHKRLFSQLREVKGPPAPPGALAEDRHGHWLRTPSPELQRTGRLFGGLLQDVRRKASWYPSDFLDALHPQCLSAVLCIYLATVTNAITFGGLLGEATSGAQGVLESFLGTAAAGATFCLMAGQPLTILSSTGPVLVFERLLFSFSRDYSLDYLPFRLWVGIWVATFCLALVATEASVLVRYFTRFTEEGFCALISLIFIYDAVGKMLSLTSAYPIQSPGSPAYGCFCQYPDPGGNESQWTRTEPKDRDDISSMDLGLVNASLLPPIECARRGGHPRGPNCHTVPDIAFFSLLLFLTSFLLATALKHVKTSRFFPSVPTLPGRGWLVSPFGTNPWWLSVAAALPALLLSILIFMDQQITAVILNRAEYKLRKGAGFHLDLFCVALLMLLTSVLGLPWYVSATVISLAHMDSLRRERRTCALGEPCSFLGIREQRLTGLVVFILTGTSIFLAPVLKFIPMPVLYGIFLYMGVAAMSSTQFTKRVQLLLMPAKHQPDLLLLRHVSLSRVHLFTAIQLACLGLLWIIKSTPAAIIFPLTLLGLVGVRKALERVFSPQELLWLDELMPEKERSIPEKGLEPKYSLGGDSEHSELMYQPKAPEINISVN